DNA sequence from the Gallaecimonas pentaromativorans genome:
GGGGGCCCATATTCTGAGCGGCGCCCTGTTCGAGCCCCGCGCCTTAAATGAGTTGTTTCCCGATTGGCAGCAGCGCCAGGCGCCCCTCACCACGGCCGTCAATAAAGACGCCCTGTACCTTTTAAAAGAAAACGGCGAAGTGGAATTGCCAGGCTGGGCCATCCCCCCTTCCATGCACAACAACGGCAATTACATCATCAGTCTTGGCAACCTGTGCCGCTGGCTGGCCGAACAGGCCGAAGCCCTGGGGGTGGAGATTTACCCGGGCTTTCCCGCCGCCGACATCCTCTATGGCGCCGACAACCAGGTCATCGGCATTCAAACCGGCGATATGGGCCGCTTAAAAGACGGCAGTGAAGGCCCGCAGTTTCAGCCCGGCATGCAGCTTTTGGCCAAATACACCCTCTTTGCCGAGGGTTGCCGGGGCCACCTTGGCAAGGAGCTTATCGAGCGCTTTGCGCTCGACAAAGGTAAAGATCCCCAGCACTACGCCCTGGGGTTCAAGGAGCTGTGGCGTATTCCCAAGGCCCAGCACCAGCCTGGCCTGGTGGTCCACGGCGCCGGTTGGCCCTTGGACGACACCGCCAGCGGCGGCAGCTTTCTCTACCACCTTGACGACGACTTGGTGTCGGTGGGGCTGATCGTCGATTTGAACTACCGCGACCCTTACCTCTCGCCCTTTGACGAATTCCAGCGCCTAAAGCACCACCCGCTTTTTGCAAAGTATTTAAGCGGCGGCGAACGGCTCAGCTATGGCGCCCGCGCCATCGCCAAGGGCGGCTTTAACGCCCTGCCCCAGACGGTGTTCCCCGGCGGCCTCTTGATAGGCTGCGACGCCGGCACCCTGAACTTTGCCAAGATAAAAGGCAGCCACACCGCCATGAAGTCCGGCATGCTGGCCGCCGAAGCGGTAGCGGCGACACTGACTGGCAGCCAGCCGCTGACTCCACAGAGCTTTGATGAACGCTTTACTCAATCCTGGCTTTATCAGGAGCTTTACCAGCACCGTAATTTCGGGGCGGCGCTCCATAAATGGGGGCCGCTGTGGGGCGGCGCCTTTAACTGGTTCGAACAAAAATGCCTGGCCAATAAAGCGCCCTGGACCCTTTCCGACGCCATTGCCGACCACCAGCAATTGGAAACCATTGATTCCCACAGGCCGCGTGAATATCCCAAACCCGATGGAAAATTAAGCTTCGACAGGTTGAGTTCAGTTTTTATTTCCAACACCAACCACGAAGAAAACCAGCCTTGCCATTTAAAACTCAAGGATCCCTCGCTGCCGGTAAGCTACAACTTGCCAAATTTTGCCGAACCGGCGCAGCGTTACTGCCCGGCTGGAGTTTATGAGATTGTTGATGAAGGGGACGCAAGACGTTTACAAATCAATGCACAAAACTGCATCCACTGTAAAACCTGCGATATAAAAGACCCCTCATTGAATATTCGCTGGTGCCCTCCGGAAGGGGGTGGCGGGCCAAATTACCCCAATATGTAAGAAAAAAAGCAGCAAAAGCTGCTTTTTTTCTTTTAAGGGCTTGCAAGAAAGGCAATCCTTTTTTAAAAATAGAGTATCTTCATTCCTTGCTAATCTCTTAAGGGAACTTCAATGTCAGATTTTCTGCAAATTCTGGGCAACCAACGTCGCCTGAACGCCGCCACTAAAGAACTCACCCTGGCCGAGCTCGAAGAAATCAAAGGCAAACTGGACGCGATCATCGCGTCTCGCGCCGAAGAAGAAGCCGAGCGTCAAAAAGAAGAAGCCGAGCGCACCGCTAAAATCGACGAGCTGCGTAAAGCCATGGCTGAAGCCGGCATTTCTGCAGAAGACATCCTGGGCGGCGCTGCCGCTGCTCCTTCTCGCCGCGGCGGCAAAGGCGCCAAGCGTCCTGCCAAATACCGCCTGGAAAAAGACGGTGAAGAGCACCAGTGGACCGGCATTGGCCGTATGCCCAAAGTATTCAAGGAAATCGTCGACAACGGCGGTAGCCTGGACAAGTACCTGATCAAATAAGTTTCAGGTATTTGCAAAAAAGGGCCTTAAGGCCCTTTTTTATTTTCCGCTTATTCCTGTTTTGCCGTAGCAATAGCACGCCGTTACTGCGCTCAAAAAAACACCACTTCAAAAGGCCGCTGAAATTTCCTCCGCCAGCACCACCGCATTTACCGCGCCAGCAGCAGCTGAGCCGTCCTTAAAGCCCAGCTTGCTAAACCTTGACTGAAATAGCCCACAAGGCCAGACATCAGCCACCAGCAACAATCATTTACAAAATCTCAG
Encoded proteins:
- a CDS encoding H-NS family nucleoid-associated regulatory protein, with product MSDFLQILGNQRRLNAATKELTLAELEEIKGKLDAIIASRAEEEAERQKEEAERTAKIDELRKAMAEAGISAEDILGGAAAAPSRRGGKGAKRPAKYRLEKDGEEHQWTGIGRMPKVFKEIVDNGGSLDKYLIK
- a CDS encoding electron transfer flavoprotein-ubiquinone oxidoreductase; this translates as MERETMEFDVVIVGAGPAGLSAACRLKQLAPELMVCVVEKGSEVGAHILSGALFEPRALNELFPDWQQRQAPLTTAVNKDALYLLKENGEVELPGWAIPPSMHNNGNYIISLGNLCRWLAEQAEALGVEIYPGFPAADILYGADNQVIGIQTGDMGRLKDGSEGPQFQPGMQLLAKYTLFAEGCRGHLGKELIERFALDKGKDPQHYALGFKELWRIPKAQHQPGLVVHGAGWPLDDTASGGSFLYHLDDDLVSVGLIVDLNYRDPYLSPFDEFQRLKHHPLFAKYLSGGERLSYGARAIAKGGFNALPQTVFPGGLLIGCDAGTLNFAKIKGSHTAMKSGMLAAEAVAATLTGSQPLTPQSFDERFTQSWLYQELYQHRNFGAALHKWGPLWGGAFNWFEQKCLANKAPWTLSDAIADHQQLETIDSHRPREYPKPDGKLSFDRLSSVFISNTNHEENQPCHLKLKDPSLPVSYNLPNFAEPAQRYCPAGVYEIVDEGDARRLQINAQNCIHCKTCDIKDPSLNIRWCPPEGGGGPNYPNM